A genomic stretch from Erigeron canadensis isolate Cc75 chromosome 9, C_canadensis_v1, whole genome shotgun sequence includes:
- the LOC122583908 gene encoding selT-like protein, which yields MAMDKGAVFLVALPIFLFCSDVFNLFAPSSSSAPAKYHHPPPSASFQQPPLQFPTHQKKGGIGLGNSVNIDFCASCSYRGNAETMKNMLESAFPGLNVVLANYPPPLPKRLLAKLVPVVQFGVIGVVMAGEHIFPRLGFAAPPPWYYSMRANRFGTISSTWLLGNFLQGFLQSSGAFEVSCNGEPVYSKLREKRFPGEIELRDLIGNKIANSRVSDGF from the exons ATGGCAATGGATAAAGGTGCGGTGTTTCTGGTGGCGTTGCCAATATTTTTGTTCTGTTCGGATGTTTTCAATCTTTTTGCTCCTTCTTCTTCATCTGCTCCGGCCAAGTATCATCATCCTCCGCCATCAGCCTCCTTCCAACAACCGCCTCTTCAATTCCCCACCCACCAG AAGAAAGGCGGAATAGGGTTAGGAAACAGTGTGAATATCGATTTCTGCGCTTCTTGTTCTTACAG AGGGAATGCAGAGACAATGAAGAACATGTTGGAATCCGCTTTTCCGGGACTCAATGTTGTTTTAGCCAATTATCCACCCCCACTTCCAAAACGCTTGTTAGCCAAACTGGTACCAGTAGTCCAGTTTGGAGTCATAGGGGTTGTAATGGCTGGTGAGCATATTTTCCCAAGGTTGGGTTTTGCAGCACCACCTCCTTGGTATTACTCAATGCGTGCCAATAGGTTTGGGACCATTTCTTCTACTTGGCTTCTTGGAAATTTCCTTCAAGGTTTTCTGCAGAGTTCTGGTGCTTTTGAAGTTTCATGTAACGGTGAACCG GTTTACTCTAAGCTGAGGGAGAAAAGATTCCCCGGGGAAATCGAGTTGCGAGACCTTATTGGCAACAAAATTGCAAATTCAAGAGTCTCAGATGGGTTTTAA